The genomic region CGCGCGCCGGTGAATCCGGCCGCGGCTTCGCCGTCGTCGCTTCCGAAGTCAAGGCGCTCGCCAACCAGACCGCCAAGGCCACCGAGGAAATCTCCGCCCAGGTCGCGGCGATGCAGACATCGACCAGCGATGCGGTCGCCGCCATCGGCGGCATCACTCAGACCATCGCCGAGATGAGCGAGATCACCGCGGGCATTTCCGCGTCGATCGAGCAGCAAGGCGAGGCGACCCGCGAGATCGCCCGCAACATTCAGTCGGTCGCGGCCGGATCGAACGAGATCAACGCCAATATCGGCAGCGTCACCTCGGCCGCGGAAGCGACCGGCACGGCGGCAAGCGACGTGCTCACCAACGCTCGCGAGCTCGACAGCCAGTCCGGCGCGCTGCGCAGCGCAGTCGACGGCTTCCTCGCCAAGGTGCGCGCGGCGTAGGTCGCCACACCAAAGCGACGCCATCTCCTCTATCGTCATGCCCGGGCTTGTCCCGGGCATCCACGTTCTTGGACACCGGACGCTTTGATCGACGTGGATGGCCGGGACAAGCCCGGCCATGACGGAGAATGCCGAGCGCGCGGCTTTCGCGAGCCCCTACTGCTTCTCGATCCCTGCCTCGCGGATCAGCTTCTCCCACAACACCAGCTGTTCGTTCACGAACGTGCCGAGCTGCTCGGGCGTGCCCGAAAACGCGTCCATGCCGAGGGTGGCGAGCTGGGCCTTGATCTCCGGCTTCTCGACGATCTTCCGGATCTCGGCGTTGAGTCGCGTCACGATCTCCTTGGGCATGCCGGCGGGGCCAAAATAGCCCTGCCACGACGAGATGTCGAAGTCCGGCACGCCGGCCTCCTGCATCGAGGGCAGGTTCGGCACCAGCGACGAGCGGTCCTTCGTCGTGACGGCGAGCGCGCGTAGCGCGTTGCCCTGGACATGCGGCAGGCCGGTCAGGATGTCCACGAACATCATCGAGACGCGGCCGCCCATGACGTCGTTGAGCGCCGGCGGCGAGCTCTTGTAGGGCACGTGCAGGAGGTCGAGCCCGGCATTGTGTGCAAAGGTCGCCCCCGACACGATCGCCGAGGACGAGCCCGAGGCGT from Bradyrhizobium lupini harbors:
- a CDS encoding tripartite tricarboxylate transporter substrate binding protein — translated: MLSALIRNLRAIGTGALCLAAASAAQADNYPSRNITLVLPFAAGSGTDTTTRLISQHLSQALGVGIVIENKAGANGMIAATYVARAAPDGYTLLVTTNTTHSANPYLLKSLTYDPVKDFTPIARTGDLPFMLVIHPEVPAKTVGELIAYGKANPGKLSYASGSSSAIVSGATFAHNAGLDLLHVPYKSSPPALNDVMGGRVSMMFVDILTGLPHVQGNALRALAVTTKDRSSLVPNLPSMQEAGVPDFDISSWQGYFGPAGMPKEIVTRLNAEIRKIVEKPEIKAQLATLGMDAFSGTPEQLGTFVNEQLVLWEKLIREAGIEKQ